The region TGCTCAAACGCAAGCCTGGACAGCTTTCCGGCGGTCAGCGCCAACGCGTTGCCTTGGGACGTGCCATTGTGCGCAACCCCAAGGTCTTCCTCTTCGACGAGCCGCTTTCCAATCTCGATGCCAAATTGCGCGTTCAGATGCGTGCCGAGATCATCAAGCTGCACCATAAGCTTGCAAATACGATGATCTACGTGACCCACGACCAAGTCGAGGCGATGACCATGGCAGACCGCATCGTGGTGATGAAAGACGGCATCATCCATCAGATAGACACTCCGTTAAATATCTATAACGATCCCGCAAACATCTTCGTTGCCGGTTTCATCGGCAGTCCCGCCATCAATCTGATCAACGGCAAACTCGTCCAAATGGGGGAAAAAGCCTTCTTTGATTGCGGCGATTTCAAGCTGGAGATCACTTCCAAAGAGAAAGAGACCCTCGCAGCCTACCTCGGCAAACCGATCATCTTTGGCATCCGCCCCGAGGATATCTATGACGCTCGCTATGACTCCATGGCAGAATTTACCCAGCAGATAGACACTGTCTGCGACATCGTTGAACCCCTCGGAAACGAATATCACGTGATGCTCAAAACCGCTAACTTCACTCTCACCGCCAGGCTTGATCCCAAAGAACTGCCTCGCATGGGACAAGATCTGAAGGTGAGTCTGGATATGAGCCGAGTCCACTTCTTCGATCCCGAAACCGAGGTCAACCTATACTGATAACCGCCTCATTGGAGGATTCATGCGGCATCTTCTCTGCGTGGCAGCGCTTTGCTGTTTCTGGTTCCCATTAAAGGGGATCGTCGTTGAAGAATCCGCGTCCGCGAACGCTCTGGGAGGGATCACAATGCTCTCCCATTCGGTGAGCGACTATGCCCTTTCGCCGATCATCGGCAGGACGGGTATCTCCTTTTCCTACCACCGTCCCTTTTCCATCGAGGACACCACGGTCTATGGCATCCACAATGCCGTGAACTTTGGCAGCATAGTCGTCTCCACAGGAATGAACTACTTGCAGCACAGCGATATCCGCAGCCAGGACAACTATCTCGGTTTCAGCTTGAATTTGTCCAATTTTGCCCTCGGCTACACCCAACATCTGCACTATGCCAAGATTAGCACCAACGACAGCTATTACGAATGGGACGCGGATGTGGCATTAAGCTTGTGGAAAAAGCAATATGCCACCGAGATCAGATATGTCCGCATGGGCAGCATTGATCCCCAATTGCATCTTGGTGCCAGCACTGAGGTCGCTCCCGGAATCAGCTTTGCCGGCAGCTATGTCTATGCCCCGCACGGCGATAGCAGCTATCGCGCGGCATCTTCATACAAGGTTGCAAACCTCATTACCTTTCAAAGCTCATGGCAGAGCGAACCGCCACGGCTGGGTTTTGGCGTCAAATTTACGCTCGGATATGCAGAGCTCATGTATGCCGTGCGCACGCATCCGGAATTGAACCTTTCACACGGCATTGATCTTGGGCTCCGATGGTAGCTAAAAGCGCGCTCCTGCTGCTGTTGCTCCTGTTTGCAATACCGCTTTGCGCGGTAGAATCAGACCTGATTGAGCTCATAACCGAAGACCTGCAATACGACTCCCTGAGCGATTTCTACAAAGAGCTGAGCGCTTTTATCCGTCCCCTGGCGCTTGAATCCTCTCTCTACCTGAAGGAAGAGGACTCCTATTCTCTGCACAGCGCCATTTATCGCAGCAAGAAAGACTATTTGCTGTTGAATACCATATTCAACTATGAGGACGGCAGCACCCACGCCAATTTCACCATCAATCTGAGCGGCAAAGACCTTGTTCGACAAGTGAGCCTGGGAAATTACCGCCTCCGTTTTGGCAGAGGGATCGTCTTCGGATACGGGAAAAGAGGCATGCCTTCATCCATTTATGAGCTGGAAAAGCCACCCCGCGCGGACGTCTATTCTCCCTTTGGCGCGGCGGCTAAGCTTGGCTGGAAAGAGCTTTCCCTGCTTGGTTTCGGATCAGCTCAATCCCGCAAGGCAAGGTTGAGCGGAGAGGATATCCTCAGCCTGCCCACCAAAAAAACTGAGGAACTGGGCAGCACCCTGGAAAGCCTTTACGGAGCGACTCTTGGCTATGAGGGAGCAAGCTTTTCTTTGGCGGGTATGGCATACCACCAAAGCTATGACCGCGAGTTTTCCGATGACGCCAAAGAAACCGCGCTAAATGCTTTCAGCCTCTACGCGGCGCTGAGCATAAAGCGCCACAAGATAGACGTGGAAAGCGCCTGGCAGAATGGAAAGAACAACTCACGAGTCGTCTGGGAAATGACCTATGGCAGCTTCAAACAGAGTTTCGGCTATGCCCAAAACCCCTCAAACCAATATACTGCCTATGCCATTAGCCCGGCTGTTCTCAGCAAGCGTTTGTCCGCCGAGGAATTGAGCTGGGACGCCCAAATCCCTATGTTGGAAAACATCGTTTTGCTCACCCGATTGAGTATCAACCACGTTTCCGATCTGGATGAGAATTATCTGTCGCGTCAGATGGCGGCGCTCGAATACAAAGAAAGCGGCAGCAGAGTGAGATTATCGCTGTTTCGCTTTGACCGCGAGATTCTCTATGAGATCGACGATTCCTACCAAAGCACAATCCCGCAAAACTATCGCGCCCAGATAGTTATCACACAAAAGCTGTTTCCGGTGCTCACCTGGTCTGCCCAATTCCGCTATCATTTTGAGCAGAAACGCGATTATGATAAGAACTCCTTCTTTGCCGAAAACGCGCTCGCATACGCATATGGAAAGCTGAAAACAGAGATATCTTGGCAACGCTGGCACAGCCTGCACGAATTTGTCATACCCGATAGCCAGGAGCCGGATGCTTATGCTTTGACCTCTGGTGAGGACAGCACGTTATCTCTCAGCGGAGAATACACTTACAAAGGCATGCGCTTTGGCAGCGCCTACCGGCAGTCCTTGCTGATTTCCGGTAATTATCAGCTTTTAGTCAGGCTGGGAGCAAGTTTTTAAGCCGGTGATACGATGAATAGGGTGGGGAATTCCGATTCCCCACAATTCGGCTTCCCCATACGACATTGAATACTTAACGAGACACTAACAGTGCATACAGGCTGATTTTCACACTACAATCAGCACCATACAAGGAGAAGCCCATGTCCAAATGGTTCTATTCAAGAAACGGCAAAGACCTCGGTCCCGTGTCCGATGCCAGGCTTGTCAACGCGGTTTTTATCGGGGAATTGGATATCGATTCCTCCGTATTATCTGCCAAGACCGGGCTTTGGCTCAAAATCAGAGACATTCCCGAGATCATGGAGATCATCCACAAACCCTTGCCCAAGCCCATCTTCA is a window of Candidatus Cloacimonadaceae bacterium DNA encoding:
- the ugpC gene encoding sn-glycerol-3-phosphate ABC transporter ATP-binding protein UgpC, whose amino-acid sequence is MAKIIVKNLNKYYDNGFHAVKDVCFEAEDKEFVVLVGPSGCGKTTVLRLIAGLEEISSGEIWIGDNLINNVQPKDRDIAMVFQNYALYPHMTVYDNMAFALKLRKETKLQIKQKVDHAAALLGIESMLKRKPGQLSGGQRQRVALGRAIVRNPKVFLFDEPLSNLDAKLRVQMRAEIIKLHHKLANTMIYVTHDQVEAMTMADRIVVMKDGIIHQIDTPLNIYNDPANIFVAGFIGSPAINLINGKLVQMGEKAFFDCGDFKLEITSKEKETLAAYLGKPIIFGIRPEDIYDARYDSMAEFTQQIDTVCDIVEPLGNEYHVMLKTANFTLTARLDPKELPRMGQDLKVSLDMSRVHFFDPETEVNLY